Proteins encoded in a region of the Rhizobium sp. CC-YZS058 genome:
- a CDS encoding DUF6894 family protein gives MQRFFLDFHSQNVVTRDWEGMLLPDVAAATISATSSLRALAAEQLPKGERLLITAILIQDERRKFVGEVTIAEAVVPLLKP, from the coding sequence ATGCAGCGCTTCTTCTTGGACTTCCATTCGCAGAACGTCGTTACCAGAGACTGGGAGGGGATGTTGCTGCCGGACGTGGCTGCCGCGACGATATCGGCGACATCGTCGCTCCGCGCTCTCGCCGCCGAGCAGCTTCCAAAGGGAGAACGCCTTCTGATTACCGCGATCCTCATTCAGGACGAGCGGCGGAAGTTCGTCGGCGAGGTTACGATCGCCGAGGCGGTCGTTCCACTTCTCAAGCCGTGA
- a CDS encoding metallophosphoesterase, whose translation MLKDDVHTFAIGDVHGRADLLRDLLEGIRCKARTKRFKYRVVFLGDIIDRGPDSRGAMDLVIETLREVPGSELILGNHESLLLRVIDEGDGRFYNWFTQGGMETLRSYGHPVGVVANSDTARQLIPDEHIGTMRAAAHYVELPDYVLVHAGIRPGVPLEQQDPYDLMWIRAGFLDHMRPFRKLVVHGHSPTRSKLVEQWPGRIAIDTGACRDGRLSTLHIQPSGGLSVIYASGCAEGGLPTTTESVPTCMELEASTEEQVKR comes from the coding sequence ATGCTAAAGGATGACGTCCACACCTTCGCGATCGGCGATGTCCATGGGCGGGCCGATCTGCTCCGGGACCTTCTAGAAGGAATACGGTGCAAAGCCCGGACGAAGCGGTTCAAGTACCGGGTCGTATTCCTCGGCGACATCATCGACCGAGGTCCGGACAGCCGCGGGGCGATGGACCTAGTGATCGAGACACTGCGTGAAGTGCCCGGCTCCGAGCTAATCCTCGGAAACCATGAGTCGCTGCTTCTGCGCGTCATTGATGAGGGCGACGGCAGGTTCTACAACTGGTTCACCCAAGGCGGAATGGAAACCCTCAGGTCCTACGGGCATCCCGTCGGCGTAGTAGCGAACTCTGACACTGCACGGCAGCTCATCCCAGATGAGCACATCGGGACAATGCGCGCAGCGGCGCACTATGTCGAACTCCCAGACTATGTACTCGTCCATGCCGGCATCAGACCGGGCGTCCCGCTGGAGCAGCAGGACCCCTACGATCTGATGTGGATCCGTGCCGGGTTTCTCGATCACATGCGGCCGTTCCGGAAGCTGGTCGTCCACGGGCATTCCCCGACCAGATCGAAGCTAGTGGAGCAATGGCCGGGCAGAATCGCGATCGACACGGGAGCCTGCCGCGATGGCCGGCTCTCCACGCTGCATATCCAGCCTTCCGGAGGTCTGTCGGTGATCTACGCTTCCGGCTGTGCCGAGGGCGGCCTCCCCACGACGACGGAAAGCGTTCCGACATGCATGGAACTCGAAGCCTCGACGGAGGAACAGGTCAAGCGATGA
- a CDS encoding FAD-dependent monooxygenase: MTHSILISGASIAGNTAAFWLSRLGHDVTVVERAPEFRDGGQNIDVRGVGREVLRRMNLEQAALDHGTGEEGTTWVDEKGEVVAEFATDDIEGDGPTAEMEILRGDLARLLYEPAGERATFRFGETIERIDDDAESAIVTFSGGATERYDLVIVAEGVGSKTRDRVFPGENDPRWMDLTIAYFTIPRAPDDNRMWRWYNATCGRSISLRPDNHGTTRANLTIQKAPEGEQEWDAERQKAYLRDRFADAGWQAERVLRGMEDTQDFYFDVLRQVRMKRWSKGRVVLTGDAAWCATPLDGIGTTLAITGAYVLAGELHRGGDITSALQRYEATMRPMVEDGQGVPKIAPRLMHPRSRLGIHLLHGALDVASKPLVRDTAARLFAGQPKSPDLSAYPAFSQVME, translated from the coding sequence ATGACTCATAGTATTCTGATTTCCGGTGCGAGTATCGCCGGCAACACGGCAGCCTTCTGGCTGAGCCGCCTTGGCCATGACGTTACGGTGGTCGAGCGCGCACCTGAGTTCCGAGACGGGGGCCAGAACATCGACGTGCGGGGTGTCGGCCGCGAGGTTCTGCGCCGAATGAACCTTGAACAGGCGGCTCTCGACCATGGCACCGGCGAAGAGGGCACGACCTGGGTCGACGAGAAGGGCGAGGTCGTCGCCGAGTTCGCGACCGACGACATCGAGGGCGATGGTCCGACCGCCGAGATGGAGATCCTGCGCGGCGATCTGGCGCGCCTTCTTTACGAGCCCGCAGGCGAGCGCGCGACGTTTCGCTTCGGCGAGACGATTGAACGCATCGACGACGACGCCGAGTCTGCGATCGTGACCTTTTCCGGTGGCGCGACCGAGCGCTATGACTTGGTTATCGTCGCGGAAGGGGTCGGGTCCAAGACACGCGACCGCGTCTTTCCGGGAGAGAACGATCCGCGATGGATGGATCTGACCATCGCCTACTTCACCATCCCCCGCGCGCCGGACGATAACCGTATGTGGCGATGGTACAATGCCACCTGCGGACGGAGCATTTCATTGCGACCCGACAACCATGGTACGACGCGGGCCAATCTCACGATCCAGAAAGCGCCCGAGGGCGAACAGGAGTGGGATGCCGAGCGTCAGAAGGCCTACCTCCGCGATCGTTTCGCCGACGCCGGATGGCAGGCGGAGAGGGTGCTAAGGGGAATGGAGGATACGCAGGATTTCTATTTCGACGTCCTGCGGCAGGTTCGCATGAAGCGTTGGTCGAAGGGGCGCGTCGTTCTGACGGGGGACGCCGCCTGGTGTGCGACGCCGCTCGACGGCATCGGCACGACGCTGGCGATCACCGGAGCCTACGTGCTGGCCGGAGAACTGCATCGCGGCGGGGACATCACGTCCGCCCTGCAGCGCTATGAGGCCACGATGCGCCCGATGGTTGAAGATGGTCAGGGGGTCCCGAAGATCGCGCCAAGGCTCATGCATCCACGCAGCAGGCTCGGCATCCACCTGCTCCATGGCGCATTGGATGTCGCCAGCAAGCCGCTCGTGCGCGATACGGCCGCGAGATTGTTCGCAGGACAGCCGAAGTCACCGGACCTGTCAGCCTATCCCGCATTCTCCCAAGTCATGGAATAG
- a CDS encoding MarR family winged helix-turn-helix transcriptional regulator — MAQIGIMHNHDDIHPEAAVAPGYLANHAARAFNRGVDAALKPHGLTMALIGPLLLLSWKGPLLQRDIVRWSAVRQPAMVALLDRLEAMGLIAREPSVVDRRASLVDLTKAGREAAGVGRTALLDGNARGLEGFSTEEASLLVALLQRLIANLDR; from the coding sequence ATGGCGCAGATTGGCATCATGCATAATCATGACGACATCCACCCGGAGGCCGCGGTCGCCCCAGGCTATCTCGCCAACCACGCTGCACGCGCCTTCAATCGAGGCGTCGATGCGGCTCTGAAACCGCATGGGTTGACCATGGCATTGATCGGACCGCTCCTGCTTCTCTCGTGGAAAGGGCCGCTTCTCCAACGTGACATCGTGCGGTGGTCTGCGGTCCGGCAGCCGGCCATGGTAGCTCTGCTGGACAGGCTGGAGGCCATGGGTCTGATTGCCCGCGAGCCGTCTGTCGTTGATCGCCGTGCATCCCTGGTCGATCTGACCAAGGCCGGACGCGAGGCCGCGGGGGTCGGCCGCACAGCCTTGCTCGACGGTAACGCCCGCGGTCTCGAAGGTTTCTCGACCGAGGAGGCCAGCCTGCTCGTTGCGCTTCTCCAACGATTGATCGCCAACCTTGACCGATAA